From the Lactobacillus sp. PV034 genome, the window AAGCAAAATAAAAGAAAAATCTCAAACTATTTTGGCTGCAAAAGCGATGAATTAGTTAGTTGGTTAGAAAATATAAATTTAATACGCAATATTTGCTGTCATAATGGTACATTATGTGACTTCAAATTAAAAACTAAGGCTAAAGTACCTACTGAAGTTAAGGAGAAAAAAATTTTAGTTAAAACAAATAGTACTTATACCAATCGTCTCGCCTTTCAATTATGCATCATTATAAAATTAATGAGTAAAATTAATCCTAAGTACTCTTATAACGATATGAAGAAGGCTCTTTATTCGTTAATTAATAATAAGACAACTCCAGAATACTATGGCTTCATTGATAAATCTGCAATTGATAAATTATTTAAAATCAATCCTAACGATATAGCTTTGAATAATAATCTTATTGAATATTAAGCCTTTTAATCAAACACTCTTTAATAAGAGTGTTTTTTCTTTATAATCTCTTTGATTCTTTTATTTCTATTTCCTGATAAGATATAATTAACACATTAACTATTATTCATTCTATAGGTGGAGGAGATAAAATGACAAAATCAAATACTATTCCTGTTTTTTATACCATTACTGACAATTACGCTCCTTATGTTGGAGTTTCAATCCAATCTTTAATTGATCACAGCGATTCAAATAAAGACTACACTATTACCGTAATGGTCCAAGATATTACTGATGAGCATAAAAAACAATTGGAAGATTTGGCAACAGATAATGTTCATATCAATATTTTCCACATTGATGATAAATTGCTTGAGCCAATTACTAACATCAAAGAGAACTACCTTCGTGGTCAATTCTTTACCCTTTCGATTTTTTACCGTCTTTTTATCCCTGAATTATTCCCTCAATACGATAAGGCAGTTTATTTAGACGCTGATACAATTATCAATACTGATATTGCAGATTTATACAATATTAATCTTGGTGATAATATGTTTGCCAGTGCTCCTGACTTATCAATTCGCTTTATGCCACCTCTTCAAAGATATATTTCTGAATGTCAGGGAATTTTGCCAACTGATAAATATATCAACAATGGCGTTATCCTCTTTGATACTAAAAAGTTTAGAGACAAGAAGTTTATTGATAGATTTATCCACTTGTTGACAACTTATCAAGTCTTCACAATTGACCCAGACCAATCTTACATGAATGAAATTTGTGAAGACCAAATTTATTTCTTAGACAAAGAATGGGACTCTATGCCTAACGAAAACATGGCTGAATTTGAAAATCCTAAGATCGTTCACTATAACCTCTTCTTCAAACCATGGCATTATGAAGACGTTCAATATGGTAAGTACTTCTGGGATGTCGCAAAAGAAACTCCATTTTATTCTGAACTTAAAGAACAATTAGCTAATTACACCGATGAAGATCGTAAGCAAGATCGTGCCGATTTAGATAAAATGGTAGAAATGTTCGAAGAAATTAAAAAAGCCGATAATAATTGGGCAAATATTAAGGCAAAAGGCGCACAAGTTAAATTATGATATTTGGTAATAATCGTCCTCAAGTATTTAAAAATATAAAAAAGGCTGTCAAAGCAAAACAATTTAATATTCCTGTTGAACTTGACGATCCTGTTTTAACGCTTAAGCAAAGCAAGGAAACGGTTGAAAAGTACTGGCAACATACTAAAACATTTTTTTATAGGTTCACCAATAATGTGATGGACACCCTTTATGGTGCATTATCTAATTTATCAATGTCTAAATCACAAATTATTGGGCAAGAAAATATTAAAGATATTGGTCCAGCTATTATTACTACTAATCACTTTAAACATACTGATAGCCTTCCAATTAGAAAATTAGCTTCTTTAAACCATAAGAAGCTCTATATTGTAATCGAAGACATTAATTTACTGCTTCCTGGTCTTTTTGGCATCATTATGAACAATGGCAATATGGTACCTTTAAGCAAAAGTCCTAGTTACTTGGGACGCGAATTTCCTAAGCATATCAAAGACGTATTTAAAAAGAAGGCTTGGCTTTTAGTTTATCCCGAACAAGAAATGTGGTACGAATACCGTAAACCACGCCCTTTAAAAAATGGTGCTTATTATTATGCCTCAAAAAATAAAGTGCCGATTATTTCTTGTTTTGTAGAAATCCAAGATCTGCCAAAACCTGAAAAAAATGCGCCTCAATTCAATAAAACAAAAACAATTTTGCATATTCTTCCTCCTATTTATCCGGATCCCCATTTGTCAATTAGGGCAAACGCAAGAAAGATGTGCGAAATTGATTATAAGCAAAAGCAGGCAGCTTATGAAAAAGCCTATGGTAAAAAGTTAGATTATACATTTACCAATAGTGATATTGCAGGCTATAGCGGCCCAATAGATTAACTGAGGAAGATCCCAATTAAAATGAAACCTAATGATATATTTATGATTCATGATTTTATTAGACGCTTTATTTACGTATTTATTTTCTTTGCTATTGTTTCATGTGGAACTTTTTACCTAAATGATATTTTGGAAAAACATAATAGAATTAACGCGCTAAAAATCGTTAATGTTGTCATTGCTGCCCTAGATTTTATCTGCATTATTGCCTTAAGTGTTGAGCTTTGGAGTAATTTTACTCTCCTATTCAATTATTGGGATCATAATTACTGGAGTATCATTCCTTATCCTGTCATGCTCATTGTCTTACTGGTTTTAGCAGTTAGATTAATTCGTAAGAATAAAAAATATCAATAAGTTAAACAACCGCGAAGCCGTTATATGTGTAATTTCCAGTCAAATCAGCTAATATAAGAGATAGATGTTAATGCTAAAAGGCACTCCTCAAAAAGGAGTGCCTTTTAAATTTGTATTTAATTAATCATCTTTTTCAACAGAAATTACTTTCTTAGTTTCAGCATTAATTGTTACTTCATGCTTCTTATTACCCTTGGTAACTTCTACTTCCCAAACGGTCTTTTTATTGTCATGAGTAAGATCCCAAGCAGTAGCTGTTCCCTTTACTTTCTTTTCAGCAATCTTAGTTGCTTGATTTCGACTGATTAATTTATCAACATCTAGGGCTTGTTCATTTAATTGATCTAAGTTTGATTTTTCAGATTTATGAGAAAGAATTTTACCAGTATTAGCATCGATCTTTACTTCATATTCATGTGTTCGATCAAAGCCCTCAATTTCATAGACATACTTATTCTTTTCAGGTTTTAGATTAATTTCTTTGACATCTTTACCACTATATTGTTTATGAAATTTACTAATTGCATCAGCCTGGCTTAATTTGATAGTTGCTACCTTAGCCTTTTTTGTTACCTCAGCAGTTTTTGGCTCAGTCTTTTCATTATTAGAACATGCAGTGGCTGTTAATAAAAGTGCACCAGCCATTGTTACGCCTGCAGCAAGTTTGGTCCATTTTTTAGTCATTGTTGTTCTCCTTTAATTAATAAAATGATAACTTTTTAATTATATTTATATTATACCGGGCCGAGACTTCTATCAGCAACTTTAATGCTCACTTTTGTTACAATAAAAAACGAAAAGAATAATGAAAGAGGTTTTTGTATGTCTAATAATCAACAAAGAGCTTGGCTTTGGATTACACTTACTATTTTAATTGTTATTAGTATCTTTATCCCCAACAACTCATCATGGTACTTTCCTGCCAATTTTGTAATTTTAATCTTAATTTATCTATTTTACTGGCGGTTAATGGCACTTAAACATTATGGTGCGGCTATTTTAGAAGCAGGTATTGCTGCGATTTGGTTTGATAATTACTTTAAAGCACCCTTTGGCAATTCTTATAGCATTTCTATTTGCTTTACCATTATCGGTGTCATTTTAATGATTATTGCAATTATTTGTGACATTCGAGCTCATCATGATGAACAATAAAAATTTTATAAAGCCGCATTGTTGGAATTTTATCAAATAAAAGGGTTTATACATATTAAGTTAATTACCATTAATAAATGATAAAATATACCATATTG encodes:
- a CDS encoding glycosyltransferase family 8 protein, encoding MTKSNTIPVFYTITDNYAPYVGVSIQSLIDHSDSNKDYTITVMVQDITDEHKKQLEDLATDNVHINIFHIDDKLLEPITNIKENYLRGQFFTLSIFYRLFIPELFPQYDKAVYLDADTIINTDIADLYNINLGDNMFASAPDLSIRFMPPLQRYISECQGILPTDKYINNGVILFDTKKFRDKKFIDRFIHLLTTYQVFTIDPDQSYMNEICEDQIYFLDKEWDSMPNENMAEFENPKIVHYNLFFKPWHYEDVQYGKYFWDVAKETPFYSELKEQLANYTDEDRKQDRADLDKMVEMFEEIKKADNNWANIKAKGAQVKL
- a CDS encoding lysophospholipid acyltransferase family protein — its product is MIFGNNRPQVFKNIKKAVKAKQFNIPVELDDPVLTLKQSKETVEKYWQHTKTFFYRFTNNVMDTLYGALSNLSMSKSQIIGQENIKDIGPAIITTNHFKHTDSLPIRKLASLNHKKLYIVIEDINLLLPGLFGIIMNNGNMVPLSKSPSYLGREFPKHIKDVFKKKAWLLVYPEQEMWYEYRKPRPLKNGAYYYASKNKVPIISCFVEIQDLPKPEKNAPQFNKTKTILHILPPIYPDPHLSIRANARKMCEIDYKQKQAAYEKAYGKKLDYTFTNSDIAGYSGPID
- a CDS encoding PepSY domain-containing protein, whose product is MTKKWTKLAAGVTMAGALLLTATACSNNEKTEPKTAEVTKKAKVATIKLSQADAISKFHKQYSGKDVKEINLKPEKNKYVYEIEGFDRTHEYEVKIDANTGKILSHKSEKSNLDQLNEQALDVDKLISRNQATKIAEKKVKGTATAWDLTHDNKKTVWEVEVTKGNKKHEVTINAETKKVISVEKDD